In Streptomyces durocortorensis, a genomic segment contains:
- the fxsT gene encoding FxSxx-COOH system tetratricopeptide repeat protein, which produces MSTGRDGRIVTFYSYKGGTGRTMALANTAWILAANGKRVLAVDWDLEAPGLHRFFHPFLDPATLGATTGVIDLITEYAWAATSPAQRADDWHRDYARIQPHAVSLTPETLGWEFPQGGTLDFVSAGRQNREYSATVSTFDWDNFYDRLGGGHFFDALRDDMKANYDYVLIDSRTGLSDIADICTVHLPDVLVDCFTLSDQSIDGAASVARQIAERYTGRPISIFPVPMRIDEGEKEKADAGRALARLKFDRLPRDMSGDELTAYWGAVEIPYRPYYAYEETLATFGDEAGLTNSLLSAFERLTAVITGREITSMPPIGEEVRLRIRDAFTRRRPALPADLFLSYVAENRMWADWIESVLTRAGFRVVPRDVSADRPPEDTASSATENTARTVVLLSTAYLKSQRGVELWERAVAEDPGGGRRQLLPLRVGDVRLSAPYIDRNPVDLFRLDEVHATTALMRALDRPVQLVDGVAPGPRFPGTVPRIWNAPPRNPGFTGRSLVLERMRDQLGGGLAVVLPQPQTLYGLGGVGKTQVALEYVHRFMADYDLVWWISSEQPDDVVASLAELAVRLGAQGGDDMAVASQEAVDLLRRGVPSDRWLLVFDNADDPEQLRRYFPQGGSGHILVTSRNQSWSQHGDALPVDVFLREESIEHLQRRAPGLSDEDADQVATAVGDLPLAVEQAAAWIAETATPIDAYLEQLAQQAPQVLALNQPAGYPEPVAATWNISIARLKERSPAAVRLLQLCAFFAPEPISANLLYSKEMIDALKPYDSSLQEKLVLGRVIREIGRFALAKVDQVSNSIQVHRLVQAVIKAQLSEEEQREARHVVHRILAGARPDDDEPIDNPDTWPRFTTIWPHLGPSDARNCKEPETRRLLIDRVRYLWKRGDVRTAGALGDELREIWQEKLGERDLQYLYLCFHLSNILRTRGRYVEAKELDEFTLQRQREVLGPEHPHTYMTTSSLAIDLGLLGDYGRAIEMATEAHEGFGQIFHDSHPRTLAAANNLALNLRSVGQYARAREIDQDVYDLRSQVLGPEHPYSLSSAMNLARDLREVGRYEDSVGLLSRAYDSCKRTLGRSFPTTLSAAKSLAVSLRRAGRLEDAHRLTVATRARYRAKYTTANPDSLACDLNLAADLFAAGEAAEARETAQEVVDQYMKVPGDKHPSTLAAQNNLGVYLSGVGEAEEAERVHRRVVASMRDIFGHDHPHTLFCVMNLANATAEAGDLDLVLRAERTVSGQLKEALGAHHPETLAMTSNIAVTLDAMGRKDEALHVRAEVVDELARQLGDDHPLTRMARDERRFRRELEPLAV; this is translated from the coding sequence ATGAGTACCGGTCGTGACGGACGCATCGTCACTTTCTACTCGTACAAGGGCGGCACCGGGCGCACCATGGCCCTCGCCAACACCGCCTGGATCCTCGCGGCCAACGGCAAGCGGGTGCTGGCCGTCGACTGGGACCTGGAGGCGCCCGGACTCCACCGGTTCTTCCACCCCTTCCTCGACCCCGCCACCCTCGGCGCCACCACCGGAGTGATCGACCTGATCACCGAGTACGCCTGGGCCGCGACCAGCCCCGCCCAGCGCGCCGACGACTGGCACCGCGACTACGCCCGCATCCAGCCGCACGCCGTGTCGCTGACCCCGGAGACGCTCGGCTGGGAGTTCCCGCAGGGCGGCACGCTCGACTTCGTCTCCGCCGGACGGCAGAACCGCGAGTACTCCGCGACCGTCTCCACCTTCGACTGGGACAACTTCTACGACCGGCTCGGCGGCGGCCACTTCTTCGACGCGCTGCGCGACGACATGAAGGCCAACTACGACTACGTCCTCATCGACAGCCGGACCGGCCTCAGCGACATCGCCGACATCTGCACCGTCCATCTCCCGGACGTGCTCGTCGACTGTTTCACCCTCAGCGACCAGTCCATCGACGGCGCGGCCTCCGTAGCCCGTCAGATCGCCGAGCGCTACACCGGCCGCCCCATCTCCATCTTCCCCGTCCCCATGCGTATCGACGAGGGCGAGAAGGAGAAGGCGGACGCCGGACGGGCACTGGCCCGGCTCAAGTTCGACCGGCTGCCCCGCGACATGTCCGGCGACGAACTCACCGCCTACTGGGGCGCGGTGGAGATCCCCTACCGCCCCTACTACGCCTACGAGGAGACGCTCGCCACCTTCGGCGACGAGGCCGGGCTGACCAACTCGCTGCTCTCCGCCTTCGAACGGCTCACCGCGGTCATCACCGGCCGCGAGATCACCTCGATGCCCCCGATCGGCGAAGAGGTCCGCCTGCGGATCCGCGACGCCTTCACCCGGCGCAGGCCCGCCCTGCCCGCCGACCTCTTCCTCAGCTATGTGGCGGAGAACCGGATGTGGGCCGACTGGATCGAGTCCGTCCTCACCCGGGCCGGCTTCCGGGTCGTCCCGCGAGACGTCTCCGCCGACCGCCCGCCCGAGGACACCGCGAGCTCCGCCACCGAGAACACCGCCCGCACGGTGGTGCTGCTCTCCACCGCCTACCTCAAGTCGCAGCGCGGCGTGGAGCTGTGGGAGCGGGCGGTCGCCGAGGACCCGGGCGGCGGCCGCCGCCAGCTGCTGCCCCTGCGGGTCGGCGACGTACGCCTCAGCGCCCCCTACATCGACCGCAACCCGGTCGACCTCTTCCGCCTCGACGAGGTGCACGCCACCACGGCCCTGATGCGCGCCCTGGACCGGCCGGTGCAGCTGGTCGACGGTGTGGCCCCGGGGCCCCGGTTCCCCGGCACCGTACCGAGGATCTGGAACGCACCGCCCCGCAACCCCGGGTTCACCGGCCGCTCGCTCGTCCTGGAGCGGATGCGCGACCAGCTCGGCGGAGGTCTGGCCGTCGTCCTGCCGCAGCCGCAGACCCTGTACGGACTCGGCGGTGTCGGCAAGACCCAGGTGGCCCTGGAGTACGTGCACCGCTTCATGGCCGACTACGACCTGGTGTGGTGGATATCGTCCGAACAGCCCGACGACGTGGTCGCCTCGCTCGCCGAACTCGCCGTCCGGCTCGGAGCCCAGGGCGGCGACGACATGGCGGTCGCCTCGCAGGAGGCCGTCGACCTGCTGCGGCGCGGGGTGCCCTCGGACCGCTGGCTGCTGGTCTTCGACAACGCGGACGACCCCGAGCAGCTGCGCCGCTACTTCCCGCAGGGAGGCTCCGGCCACATCCTGGTGACCTCCCGCAACCAGAGCTGGTCCCAGCACGGGGACGCCCTGCCCGTGGACGTCTTCCTGCGCGAGGAGTCCATCGAGCACCTCCAGCGCCGGGCCCCGGGGCTCAGCGACGAGGACGCCGACCAGGTGGCCACCGCCGTGGGCGACCTGCCGCTCGCCGTCGAGCAGGCGGCGGCCTGGATCGCGGAGACCGCCACCCCCATCGACGCCTATCTCGAACAGCTCGCCCAGCAGGCGCCCCAGGTCCTCGCCCTCAACCAGCCCGCGGGCTACCCGGAACCGGTCGCCGCCACCTGGAACATCTCCATCGCCCGGCTCAAGGAGCGCTCGCCCGCGGCCGTACGGCTGCTCCAGCTCTGCGCCTTCTTCGCCCCGGAACCGATCTCCGCGAACCTCCTCTACAGCAAGGAGATGATCGACGCGCTGAAACCGTACGACTCCTCGCTCCAGGAGAAGCTGGTGCTGGGCCGGGTCATCCGGGAGATCGGCCGGTTCGCCCTCGCCAAGGTCGACCAGGTCTCCAACTCCATCCAGGTGCACCGCCTCGTCCAGGCCGTGATCAAGGCGCAGCTCAGCGAGGAGGAGCAGCGCGAGGCCCGGCACGTCGTCCACCGCATCCTGGCCGGCGCCCGCCCGGACGACGACGAGCCGATCGACAACCCGGACACCTGGCCGCGCTTCACGACGATCTGGCCGCACCTGGGCCCCTCCGACGCCCGCAACTGCAAGGAGCCGGAGACCCGCAGGCTCCTGATCGACCGGGTCCGCTACCTCTGGAAGCGCGGCGACGTCAGGACCGCGGGGGCGCTGGGCGACGAGCTGCGGGAGATCTGGCAGGAGAAGCTGGGGGAGCGGGACCTGCAGTACCTGTACCTCTGCTTCCACCTCTCCAACATCCTGCGCACCCGCGGGCGTTACGTGGAGGCGAAGGAGCTCGACGAGTTCACGCTCCAGCGGCAGCGCGAGGTGCTGGGCCCGGAGCACCCGCACACCTATATGACCACCAGCAGCCTGGCCATCGACCTCGGGCTGCTCGGGGACTACGGCCGGGCGATCGAGATGGCGACCGAGGCCCACGAGGGATTCGGCCAGATCTTCCACGACTCCCACCCCCGGACCCTGGCCGCCGCCAACAACCTGGCCCTGAACCTGCGCAGCGTCGGCCAGTACGCCCGCGCCCGCGAGATCGACCAGGACGTCTACGACCTGCGCTCCCAGGTGCTCGGCCCGGAGCACCCCTACAGCCTGTCCTCCGCGATGAACCTGGCCCGCGATCTGCGGGAGGTCGGGCGGTACGAGGACTCCGTGGGCCTGCTCAGCCGCGCCTACGACAGCTGCAAACGGACCCTGGGGCGCAGCTTCCCCACCACCCTGAGCGCCGCGAAGAGCCTGGCGGTGTCGTTGCGGCGGGCCGGCCGGCTGGAGGACGCGCACCGGCTGACGGTCGCCACCCGCGCCCGGTACCGGGCGAAGTACACCACCGCCAACCCCGATTCGCTGGCCTGCGACCTCAACCTGGCCGCCGACCTGTTCGCGGCGGGCGAGGCGGCGGAGGCCCGGGAGACCGCCCAGGAGGTCGTCGACCAGTACATGAAGGTGCCGGGGGACAAGCACCCCTCCACCCTGGCCGCCCAGAACAACCTGGGCGTCTATCTGTCGGGTGTGGGAGAGGCGGAGGAGGCGGAGCGGGTGCACCGCCGCGTGGTCGCCTCGATGCGGGACATCTTCGGGCACGATCACCCGCACACGCTGTTCTGCGTCATGAACCTGGCCAACGCCACGGCCGAAGCGGGCGATCTCGACCTCGTCCTGAGGGCCGAGCGCACGGTCTCCGGTCAGCTCAAGGAGGCCCTCGGGGCGCACCACCCGGAGACACTGGCGATGACCTCGAACATCGCGGTCACGCTGGATGCCATGGGGCGCAAGGACGAGGCCCTGCACGTGCGGGCGGAGGTCGTCGACGAACTGGCCCGTCAGCTGGGCGACGACCACCCGCTGACCCGGATGGCGCGGGACGAGCGCAGGTTCCGGCGCGAACTGG